A genomic window from Fusarium falciforme chromosome 2, complete sequence includes:
- a CDS encoding MOSC domain-containing protein, translated as MKVTQIWFYPIKGIRGIQLESAKLGPQGLEHDRRFMLCKVEESGELTKMQLSKFPECSLFAQEIVGDKIRVRYITPQEPLVPWRPEQDTVLDVPIDPKLDGLDRADVNLHQSLVVAYHMGPKYDAWFSACFGFSTALVFIGDGRRPVLGTFSPSAQRWPQSWPSWLASYVGGYGFSRTEEDWLAFSDCAPYLFATEQSLNNVSARLAECDVDMRAMRPNIVLDGEIEWDEDFWAQLSINGAHRIALTKNCNRCTSLNVDYDTGRTAKGERGTVLKKLMSDRRVDAGAKYSPVFGRYGFLVSKPGNNAIVSIGDHVEVTERMTERSVWDWSLTDPAIARYYRHAPDAKMSLPVLLSLWLTSAALLGLLPCWFLLS; from the exons ATGAAGGTCACACAG ATTTGGTTCTACCCCATCAAGGGCATCCGGGGAATCCAGCTGGAATCCGCCAAACTGGGGCCCCAGGGCCTTGAACACGATCGCCGCTTTATGCTATGCAAGGTCGAGGAGTCGGGCGAATTGACAAAAATGCAGCTGTCCAAATTCCCCGAGTGCAGTCTCTTTGCCCAGGAGATTGTTGGTGACAAGATCCGCGTCAGGTATATAACTCCTCAAGAACCGTTAGTTCCCTGGCGGCCGGAACAAGACACCGTTTTGGACGTTCCGATCGACCCAAAGCTAGACGGGCTGGACAGAGCCGACGTCAATCTTCATCAAAGCTTGGTCGTCGCATATCACATGGGTCCAAAGTACGATGCATGGTTCTCTGCGTGCTTCGGCTTCAGCACCGCCCTGGTCTTCATCGGTGATGGTCGACGCCCTGTCTTGGGAACTTTTTCACCTAGTGCCCAGAGATGGCCCCAGTCATGGCCTTCGTGGCTAGCGAGTTATGTCGGGGGTTACGGGTTTTCTCGCACCGAGGAGGACTGGCTTGCCTTTTCGGATTGTGCCCCTTATCTCTTCGCTACGGAGCAGTCACTCAACAACGTTAGTGCCCGTCTGGCCGAATGCGACGTGGACATGCGAGCCATGCGGCCCAACATTGTCCTGGACGGTGAGATCGAGTGGGATGAGGACTTCTGGGCGCAGTTGTCCATCAATGGCGCGCACAGAATCGCTCTGACCAAGAACTGCAACCGCTGTACTTCCCTCAACGTCGACTATGACACCGGCCGTACAGCGAAGGGAGAGCGTGGCACAgtgctcaagaagctcatgtCTGACCGGAGGGTTGACGCTGGTGCAAAGTACTCACCCGTCTTCGGCAGATATGGCTTCCTCGTCAGCAAGCCTGGCAACAACGCCATCGTGTCCATCGGCGATCATGTCGAGGTTACGGAACGGATGACTGAGCGTAGCGTCTGGGACTGGTCGCTGACAGATCCCGCAATCGCACGGTACTATCGCCATGCCCCCGATGCCAAGATGAGCTTGCCCGTCCTGCTCTCGCTTTGGTTGACCAGCGCGGCTTTGCTCGGTCTGCTTCCGTGCTGGTTTCTGCTCTCTTGA
- a CDS encoding MFS domain-containing protein, with the protein MASDPASRGGHQAPTSREAEKTPANVDDAQDVEGSGGEEVKAVSGLGARPECFKNTFQEVAFVFMATIAMATNTFLTGSTVIVTAAIGKDLGMTQSQISWIAAAATLTAGAFQLALGQLADFLGRKAVFLFGMGCFSGGCLIVAFAQNPFWMDILCGVLGLASAMVVPPAIGILGAAYNVPSQRKNWAFASFSAGNPLGFALGSIVCGIAARIFNWRAGFILLSIIWAVLGVASIWIVPSVEAFEPTPLKTRMRTALRQFDSVGTVLTVTGIGMFTAALTLGPDDGWKSAHIIAMLIVGFFLLVGFVVWESYWEHPLMPLHVWRDRNFSLLVLTAILGMMSFASSNFWLALFMQEVKAYDALNVAVHLLPQVIAGIIWNVVAASILHSINNTLIMAVGSFAYLGANLLLTFQKANTIYWAFIFPSLIMNVIGADFQFNVTNMYVMQSLPIHQQSLAGGIFNMLIRLGSTVAIGISTAVYSSVGEAQADGGDPVVPYRMAFFVSVGLAGLSCLFLPFLRIGTQGNTPADKVAAEEMTASMGLVNPNATGETGDKKAEKGPVASGSVTKKE; encoded by the exons ATGGCCTCCGATCCGGCATCCAGGGGCGGCCATCAAGCCCCCACTTCCCGAGAGGCTGAAAAGACACCCGCCAACGTCGATGACGCTCAAGATGTTGAGGGAagcggaggagaagaggtcaaggccgTGTCGGGGCTGGGGGCGCGTCCCGAATGCTTCAAGAACACTTTTCAGGAGGTCGCATTCGTCTTCATGGCCACCATTGCCATGGCGACAAATACCTTTTTGACTGGCTCGACAGTTATTGTTACGGCAGCCATTGGCAAGGACCTTGGCATGACGCAGAGCCAAATCTCGTggattgctgctgctgcaac GCTTACTGCTGGAGCATTTCAGCTTGCGCTAGGCCAGCTCGCCGACTTCTTGGGCCGCAAGGCTGTCTTTCTCTTCGGTATGGGCTGCTTCAGTGGAGGCTGTCTGATCGTTGCGTTTGCCCAGAACCCCTTCTGGATGGACATATTGTGTGGCGTACTCGGTCTGGCTTCAGCCATGGTGGTGCCCCCAGCCATTGGCATTCTGGGAGCCGCCTACAATGTGCCCTCGCAGCGCAAGAACTGGGCTTTTGCAAGTTTCTCAGCTGGGAACCCCCTTGGATTTGCACTGGGTAGTATAGTCTGTGGTATTGCAGCTCGCATCTTCAACTGGCGGGCTGGCTTCATCCTCCTATCCATCATCTGGGCCGTGCTTGGAGTTGCATCCATCTGGATTGTTCCGAGCGTCGAAGCCTTTGAACCAACACCATTAAAGACACGCATGCGCACAGCTCTGAGGCAGTTCGATAGTGTTGGAACTGTCCTGACTGTTACAGGTATTGGCATGTTTACAGCTGCTTTGAC TCTTGGTCCCGATGACGGCTGGAAGTCTGCGCACATTATTGCCATGCTTATCGTTGGATTCtttctcctcgtcggcttCGTGGTCTGGGAGAGCTACTGGGAGCACCCCCTCATGCCACTCCATGTCTGGAGAGACCGTAACTTCTCGTTG CTTGTCTTGACGGCGATTCTCGGCATGATGTCGTTCGCTTCCTCCAACTTTTGGCTCGCTCTCTTTATGCAGGAAGTCAAGGCTTATGATGCCCTCAACGTCGCGGTGCACCTGCTGCCCCAGGTCATCGCGGGCATCATCTGGAACGTGGTGGCGGCCAGCATCCTCcacagcatcaacaacaccctCATCATGGCAGTGGGCTCCTTTGCCTACCTGGGCGCTAACCTCCTTCTCACCTTTCAGAAGGCGAATACGATATACTGGGCGTTTATCTTTCCTTCTCTTATCATGAATGTCATTGGCGCCGACTTTCAGTTCAACGTGACCAAT ATGTATGTCATGCAGTCGCTTCCGATTCACCAGCAATCATTGGCTGGAGGTATCTTCAACATGCTTATTCGTCTGGGTTCGACGGTCGCCATTGGTATTTCGACAGCAGTGTACAGCTCGGTTGGGGAGGCGCAGGCAGATGGCGGCGACCCGGTTGTGCCCTACCGAATGGCCTTTTTCGTGTCGGTTGGACTCGCGGGACTGAGCTGCCTCTTCCTGCCATTCCTGCGCATCGGGACTCAGGGCAACACACCTGCTGACAAGGTGGCGGCCGAGGAGATGACAGCGTCGATGGGCTTGGTCAACCCCAATGCTACGGGCGAGACGGGAGATAAAAAGGCGGAGAAGGGACCGGTGGCCTCTGGCTCTGTAACGAAAAAGGAATAA